In Saprospiraceae bacterium, one DNA window encodes the following:
- the rlmF gene encoding 23S rRNA (adenine(1618)-N(6))-methyltransferase RlmF, producing the protein MHINQPKSHADKREHPAEKTRLHHRNIHRERYDFDALKVSYPPLCPFITKNIYGDDSIEFANPKAVRALNTSLMMHYYGIQSWDIPEGYLCPPIPGRADYIHHTATLLSQSNYGKITKGEHITVLDIGVGASCVYPVIGVSEYGWTFIGSEIDTAAVTSAQAIIDKNPHLAGKVILRFNPDAGDIFTHIIKPDEYIDMTICNPPFHTSAAEARSGTMRKLKNLNPTKPPVQVLNFGGTSTELWCDGGEERFVKDMITQSKAFGDRVLWFTTLISKQSLVRRTQTALRDIGAKDIRIIPMGQGNKTSRILAWTYLNPGQQREWTGKRFGEAKK; encoded by the coding sequence ATGCACATTAATCAACCAAAATCTCATGCAGACAAGCGGGAACACCCGGCTGAAAAAACGAGACTGCACCATCGCAACATACACCGTGAGCGATATGATTTCGATGCACTGAAGGTATCATATCCGCCGCTTTGCCCATTTATCACTAAAAATATATATGGGGATGATTCTATTGAATTTGCTAATCCCAAAGCAGTTCGTGCACTTAATACATCCCTGATGATGCATTATTATGGTATACAATCATGGGATATACCCGAGGGATATCTATGTCCTCCCATACCGGGCCGAGCTGATTATATACATCATACCGCCACCTTGCTGTCTCAATCCAATTATGGAAAGATAACCAAAGGAGAACACATCACGGTGCTGGACATAGGGGTGGGTGCTAGTTGTGTCTACCCTGTCATCGGCGTAAGTGAATATGGATGGACGTTTATAGGCAGTGAGATAGACACTGCTGCTGTCACTTCAGCACAAGCCATCATTGATAAAAATCCGCATTTGGCTGGAAAGGTTATCTTACGCTTCAATCCGGACGCCGGAGATATCTTCACCCACATTATTAAACCTGATGAATATATAGACATGACGATTTGCAATCCTCCATTTCATACATCTGCTGCAGAGGCTCGGTCAGGAACAATGCGAAAGTTGAAAAATCTTAATCCTACGAAGCCACCTGTGCAGGTATTAAATTTTGGTGGGACATCTACAGAATTATGGTGTGATGGCGGCGAAGAGCGATTTGTTAAAGATATGATCACACAAAGCAAAGCATTCGGGGACAGAGTATTGTGGTTTACTACACTGATATCAAAGCAATCCCTTGTAAGAAGAACACAAACAGCGCTCAGAGATATCGGTGCCAAAGACATCCGGATCATCCCTATGGGACAAGGCAACAAGACCAGCAGGATATTGGCCTGGACATATCTCAATCCGGGACAACAACGAGAATGGACCGGAAAAAGATTTGGAGAAGCGAAGAAGTAG
- a CDS encoding LacI family DNA-binding transcriptional regulator: MKKVTIKDIARIAGVSRGTVDRVINERGNVAEDVEKKIIKIADELGYEKNLMASALASSKVYKIAIVSPDPNSDIFWEQPREGMINALELVRHYGIQVEYYDFDLFRKDEFNMQMDNAIKSRPDAILTAPAFTTESLEHLEAAEKLGIPFITINTEIEHPGILCYVGQNSYNSGYLAARLFHLRLKKGDEIIAFNLGHTLTNAQHYSDKVEGLKAYFAEHNMFENPVIWYEFDQFLDEVKLRDFWERVRSQHPKMKGIFFTNSRAYRIAQFFTTDDVKKYDVVGFDMIGPNIQYLKEDKIDFIINQNPILQGYTGIMNFVNHFVLKKEVKKTQYLPLDIVLKENVDFYIDNFHNGSMVKG, encoded by the coding sequence ATGAAGAAGGTAACAATAAAAGATATAGCCAGAATCGCAGGTGTCTCCAGAGGTACTGTGGATCGAGTGATCAATGAACGAGGCAATGTTGCCGAAGACGTTGAAAAAAAAATTATAAAAATTGCCGATGAGCTTGGGTATGAAAAAAACCTCATGGCCAGTGCACTTGCTTCCAGTAAGGTCTATAAAATTGCAATAGTCAGCCCGGATCCCAACAGTGACATCTTTTGGGAGCAACCGCGTGAGGGTATGATCAATGCACTCGAACTCGTAAGACATTATGGAATTCAGGTAGAGTATTACGATTTTGATCTTTTCAGGAAAGATGAATTTAATATGCAAATGGACAATGCTATCAAATCAAGACCTGATGCTATCCTTACTGCCCCTGCATTTACCACTGAATCCCTTGAACATCTTGAAGCGGCAGAAAAATTGGGAATTCCCTTCATCACAATCAATACAGAGATAGAACATCCCGGCATACTCTGTTATGTAGGACAAAATTCATACAACAGTGGCTATCTGGCAGCCAGACTTTTTCACCTTAGGTTAAAAAAAGGGGATGAAATCATCGCCTTCAATTTGGGGCACACCCTTACTAACGCTCAACATTATTCTGATAAAGTTGAAGGACTCAAAGCATATTTTGCAGAACATAATATGTTTGAAAATCCTGTTATCTGGTATGAATTTGATCAGTTTTTGGATGAAGTAAAATTAAGAGATTTCTGGGAAAGAGTCAGAAGCCAACATCCAAAAATGAAAGGAATATTCTTCACCAATTCAAGAGCATACAGAATCGCACAGTTTTTTACCACAGATGATGTTAAAAAATATGATGTAGTAGGATTCGATATGATCGGGCCAAATATCCAATATCTCAAAGAAGATAAGATAGACTTTATCATCAATCAAAACCCAATTTTGCAGGGATACACAGGCATCATGAATTTTGTCAATCACTTTGTACTCAAAAAAGAAGTTAAAAAAACCCAATACCTGCCTTTGGATATCGTTTTGAAGGAAAATGTGGATTTTTACATTGATAATTTTCATAATGGCTCTATGGTTAAGGGCTAA
- a CDS encoding metallophosphoesterase — MDRRKFIKSGAVISAFSALRPEQDVLSKNKKPSFRAVFMSDVHVKDDEISKAGMAKALTHINQLKTKPSFIINGGDSIMDALAADKTKTAKQWEIWTEILSAHNKLPVYHCIGNHDVWGWQVKDESIKSDPLYDKNWAIKVLNMPGRYYSFEKSEWHFIVLDSAQENNGGYIARLDDAQYTWLETELNSIPANKHICIISHIPIVSFCSAMFFDDMLPNGDWKLSRALLHTDARRLKNLFKKHSNIKACLSGHIHLQDHVTYLGVQYFCNGAISGKWWKGEFQDFEPAYALFEFHKDGTIRREIIEYDKP, encoded by the coding sequence ATGGATCGAAGAAAATTTATTAAAAGCGGCGCCGTTATATCTGCTTTTTCAGCCCTGAGGCCTGAGCAAGATGTTCTCTCCAAAAATAAAAAGCCATCATTCAGAGCCGTGTTCATGAGTGATGTTCATGTGAAAGATGATGAAATATCAAAGGCTGGTATGGCAAAAGCGCTGACTCATATCAATCAACTGAAAACCAAACCTTCGTTTATCATCAATGGTGGAGACAGTATCATGGATGCGCTGGCAGCTGATAAAACCAAAACTGCCAAACAGTGGGAAATCTGGACTGAAATCCTCTCTGCACACAACAAACTGCCGGTGTATCACTGTATAGGCAACCATGATGTTTGGGGTTGGCAAGTGAAGGACGAAAGCATCAAATCTGACCCGCTTTACGATAAAAACTGGGCCATCAAGGTACTGAATATGCCCGGGCGATATTACAGTTTTGAAAAATCTGAATGGCATTTTATCGTTTTGGACAGTGCTCAGGAAAACAATGGTGGTTATATCGCCAGATTAGATGATGCACAATACACATGGCTGGAAACGGAACTAAACAGTATCCCGGCAAATAAACACATTTGTATCATATCGCATATACCGATAGTTTCATTTTGCAGTGCCATGTTTTTTGATGATATGCTGCCCAATGGCGACTGGAAATTATCCAGGGCATTACTCCATACCGATGCGCGTCGTTTAAAAAATTTATTTAAAAAACATTCCAACATTAAAGCATGTCTGAGTGGTCATATCCATCTACAGGATCATGTGACATACCTGGGAGTTCAATATTTTTGCAATGGCGCCATCAGCGGAAAATGGTGGAAAGGGGAATTTCAGGACTTTGAGCCTGCCTATGCGCTATTTGAGTTTCATAAAGACGGAACCATCAGAAGAGAAATCATTGAGTATGATAAACCATAA
- a CDS encoding serine hydrolase, which translates to MRFIYIFIFYISISGYHLNAQVTSGFIDSLAESCLKSFNVAGAAIAVVQDGKVIHSKGYGYKNIQSKEPVNEHTNFAIASNTKAFTAAALAILIEEGKLKWEDRVITYIPEFKMYDDYVTKNFNIKDLLTHRSGLGLGVGDLMMFPDGTDFTIKDIATSFQHFKPVSAFRTQYDYDNMLYLVAGEVIARISGKKWHEFLHEKIILPLGMEHTFCDEIRGFKDENIAFPHGIADGQLKALPHFHHTANGAAGGILSNVSDLSKWMITQLQQGKYGEDKSKTLFSENSHRDMWQIHTTIPASRNKRYNSHFSGYGLGWFLSDKVGKMVVEHTGGLPGMLSKTLLLPDLNAGVVVLTNTEPGGAAMFSTITQTIMDKYLKLDQFDWQSYYISRMKTMLHTGDSVTTAVWQKVASSKNINPQIPTFTGMYEDKWFGKIEVFHKEGKLYIQCLRSPKLNGELQYYDTDTFAVKWEYQDMNADALVTFLKNKTGIANRMKINGISPNIDFSFDFHDLDPVRVRN; encoded by the coding sequence ATGAGATTTATTTACATTTTTATTTTCTACATTTCGATATCCGGATATCATCTGAATGCTCAGGTAACTTCAGGATTTATAGATTCACTTGCAGAATCATGCCTGAAATCGTTCAATGTAGCAGGTGCTGCAATTGCAGTGGTACAGGATGGCAAAGTGATCCATTCTAAAGGATATGGATATAAAAATATTCAATCCAAAGAACCCGTCAATGAGCATACCAACTTTGCCATCGCTTCCAACACCAAAGCATTTACAGCCGCCGCCCTTGCGATATTGATAGAAGAAGGCAAGCTAAAGTGGGAAGACAGAGTGATCACATACATACCTGAGTTTAAGATGTACGACGATTATGTGACTAAAAATTTCAATATCAAAGACTTACTGACTCACAGGAGTGGACTTGGGTTGGGAGTGGGAGACCTGATGATGTTTCCTGATGGGACTGACTTTACTATAAAAGATATCGCTACTTCTTTTCAGCACTTCAAACCTGTGTCTGCATTCAGAACTCAGTATGACTATGACAACATGCTTTATCTTGTGGCAGGAGAAGTGATAGCGAGAATCTCAGGTAAAAAATGGCATGAATTTTTACATGAAAAGATCATTTTACCGCTGGGTATGGAGCATACTTTTTGTGACGAAATACGTGGATTTAAGGATGAAAACATTGCTTTTCCGCATGGTATTGCTGATGGTCAGCTCAAAGCTCTTCCACATTTTCACCATACTGCCAATGGGGCAGCAGGCGGGATACTTTCCAATGTCAGTGATTTGTCAAAATGGATGATCACACAATTGCAACAAGGCAAATATGGAGAAGATAAAAGTAAAACACTCTTTTCCGAAAATAGTCATCGGGATATGTGGCAGATTCACACCACTATACCCGCATCCAGAAACAAAAGATACAATTCCCATTTTAGTGGCTATGGTCTAGGCTGGTTTCTCTCAGACAAGGTTGGAAAAATGGTAGTAGAACATACAGGTGGTTTGCCTGGCATGTTGTCCAAAACACTTTTGTTGCCAGACCTTAATGCAGGTGTTGTGGTGCTTACCAATACCGAACCAGGTGGGGCAGCCATGTTTTCAACAATTACACAAACGATTATGGACAAGTATCTCAAACTTGATCAATTCGACTGGCAGTCTTATTACATATCCCGGATGAAAACCATGCTTCACACCGGAGACTCTGTCACTACTGCAGTATGGCAAAAAGTTGCATCTTCAAAAAATATCAACCCCCAAATACCCACCTTTACTGGAATGTATGAAGACAAATGGTTTGGAAAAATAGAAGTTTTTCATAAAGAAGGCAAGTTGTATATCCAATGTCTGAGATCTCCTAAACTCAATGGGGAACTCCAATACTATGATACTGATACCTTTGCCGTCAAATGGGAATATCAGGATATGAATGCTGATGCTTTGGTAACATTTTTAAAGAACAAAACCGGCATCGCCAACCGAATGAAGATCAATGGCATTTCACCCAATATTGATTTCAGTTTTGATTTTCACGACCTTGATCCGGTGAGGGTTAGAAATTGA
- a CDS encoding beta-lactamase family protein: protein MEKQKIPGLSIAIIQNGKTIVNKGFGYSNLEHSVPATEKTVFRLASISKQFFGTAIIKLAQDGKLSPDDHLKKYFVDAPEFWRGITIKHLLTHTSGLVREAPGYENFMVKSELDVIKSAYSAPLEFPTGTKYQYCNLGYFIIAEIITQVSKMPWQEYIKKELFDPAGMQETYLTEYYPVIPHRADGYVYNNGTYVNAEPMIAIRPSGGFLSTTSDMVKWEQVLLQKNIILSPENWDKLWYPHFRTSEKQETFYGFGWVIDTIDGHKTIGHSGGNIGFRTHYLRYVDKGLSIIVLTNSNNAAPIDIIKEVGRYMLK, encoded by the coding sequence ATGGAAAAGCAAAAAATTCCGGGACTTTCTATCGCCATCATCCAAAATGGTAAAACTATCGTAAATAAAGGTTTTGGTTACTCCAATCTCGAGCATAGTGTACCTGCGACTGAAAAAACGGTATTCAGACTTGCTTCCATCAGCAAACAGTTTTTCGGAACCGCGATCATCAAACTTGCGCAAGATGGAAAATTATCGCCGGATGATCATTTGAAAAAGTATTTTGTTGATGCACCTGAATTCTGGAGAGGAATCACGATCAAACATTTGCTGACCCATACTTCCGGGCTGGTACGGGAAGCACCCGGATATGAAAATTTTATGGTAAAAAGTGAACTTGATGTGATCAAATCTGCATATAGTGCGCCATTGGAATTTCCTACCGGCACAAAATACCAATACTGCAACCTGGGTTACTTTATTATAGCTGAAATCATCACTCAGGTGAGTAAGATGCCATGGCAGGAGTATATCAAAAAAGAATTGTTCGACCCTGCGGGCATGCAGGAAACGTATCTGACCGAATACTACCCTGTGATACCTCATCGTGCAGACGGATATGTGTATAACAATGGAACATATGTCAATGCAGAGCCGATGATAGCCATCCGGCCATCCGGTGGTTTTCTGTCCACCACATCAGATATGGTCAAATGGGAGCAAGTCCTGCTTCAAAAAAACATCATTCTAAGTCCTGAAAACTGGGATAAACTCTGGTATCCACATTTCAGGACTTCAGAGAAACAAGAGACCTTTTATGGATTTGGTTGGGTTATAGATACGATAGATGGTCATAAAACGATAGGTCATAGTGGCGGCAATATTGGTTTCAGGACGCATTATCTACGGTATGTGGACAAGGGATTATCGATCATCGTCCTCACCAATTCCAACAATGCTGCTCCAATCGATATTATTAAGGAGGTGGGTAGGTATATGTTAAAGTGA
- a CDS encoding DUF2851 family protein: protein MMLTPIKEDFLHYLWRTKKVPLHHFETTDGRSVEVIDYGMYNVDSGPDFFNAKIRIGDTIWAGNIEMHVFSSDWNKHRHQHDKAYENVILHVVYENDKEIKPANSDFDIPTIELKGKIPGIFLNQYLYLMQSQDEIPCARLLKNVDHEKIHFWKYGLVVERLFQKSNVVNIILEHTQNDWEETLYILLARYFGAKVNAEPFERVAKSLPSSILAKNKDKPLAIEALIFGQSGMLLADYKDEYFQSLKREYTFLKHKYQLQNIDAVSWKFSKLRPVNFPTIRLAQFASLIAGNSGIFSMIKETESPAEIKRILKSTASAYWDTHYKFDSESKYQKKVTGSDFEDILLINAVCPILYFYGKLNDEEKYIEKAINILEHLASENNNITDMWKSYGLHCKSSFDSQALIHLKTQYCKEFRCLQCTIGNEIINKSKIT, encoded by the coding sequence ATGATGCTTACGCCTATAAAAGAAGACTTTCTGCACTATCTCTGGAGAACAAAAAAGGTGCCTCTCCATCATTTTGAAACAACTGATGGCAGGAGTGTCGAAGTCATCGACTACGGGATGTACAATGTAGATTCAGGACCGGATTTTTTTAATGCAAAAATCAGGATCGGTGATACCATCTGGGCAGGAAATATAGAGATGCACGTATTCAGTTCTGACTGGAATAAACATCGGCACCAACATGACAAAGCCTATGAAAATGTAATCTTACATGTAGTGTATGAAAATGACAAGGAAATAAAACCGGCAAATAGTGATTTTGACATACCTACCATAGAGCTAAAAGGTAAAATACCGGGTATTTTTCTGAATCAATATTTGTATCTGATGCAATCTCAGGACGAAATTCCCTGTGCAAGACTCCTGAAAAATGTGGATCACGAAAAAATACACTTTTGGAAATACGGCTTAGTTGTGGAGCGATTATTTCAAAAATCAAATGTCGTAAATATCATTCTGGAACATACGCAAAACGACTGGGAAGAAACCTTATACATCCTGCTGGCAAGATATTTTGGTGCAAAGGTCAATGCCGAACCTTTTGAAAGAGTAGCCAAAAGTCTGCCTTCATCCATACTTGCCAAAAACAAAGATAAACCATTGGCTATCGAAGCATTGATTTTCGGGCAGTCCGGTATGCTTCTGGCTGACTATAAAGATGAGTATTTTCAGAGCCTGAAAAGAGAATATACTTTTCTAAAACATAAGTACCAGCTTCAAAACATCGATGCTGTATCCTGGAAATTCAGTAAATTGCGACCTGTAAATTTTCCAACTATCCGCCTTGCTCAGTTTGCTTCATTGATAGCCGGCAATTCGGGGATTTTCAGTATGATAAAAGAAACTGAAAGTCCTGCCGAAATAAAACGCATTTTGAAATCCACTGCAAGCGCATATTGGGATACCCACTATAAATTTGATTCTGAATCCAAATATCAGAAAAAAGTAACAGGAAGCGACTTTGAAGACATTTTACTGATCAATGCCGTTTGTCCTATCCTGTATTTTTACGGAAAGTTGAATGATGAAGAAAAGTATATCGAAAAAGCCATCAATATCCTGGAACACCTTGCGTCAGAAAACAATAATATCACAGATATGTGGAAGTCTTACGGCCTGCATTGTAAGTCTTCATTTGACTCTCAGGCACTGATACATCTGAAAACTCAATATTGTAAAGAGTTCAGGTGTCTTCAGTGTACCATAGGAAATGAAATCATCAATAAATCCAAAATAACATGA
- a CDS encoding dihydrofolate reductase — MIISCIVALAKNRVIGKDNDIPWYLPADLQYFKKTTIEHTVIMGRNCYVSIGKPLPKRTNIIVTRDPFFISSNCLIARSIPEALHMAHQAGEKEVFIIGGGQIYEQTTELWDKIYITEVDTDVEGDVFFPDIDMTEWRLVSLSEHKKDDKNLFDYTFKVFEKV; from the coding sequence ATGATCATTTCGTGTATAGTGGCATTGGCTAAAAACAGAGTCATAGGTAAAGACAATGATATTCCGTGGTATCTTCCTGCAGACCTGCAATATTTTAAAAAAACCACTATAGAACACACGGTGATCATGGGCAGAAATTGTTATGTTTCTATTGGAAAACCACTACCAAAGAGGACAAATATCATCGTCACGAGAGATCCGTTTTTTATTTCGTCCAACTGTCTGATAGCAAGATCGATACCTGAAGCATTGCATATGGCTCATCAGGCAGGAGAGAAGGAAGTATTTATCATAGGCGGTGGTCAGATTTATGAGCAAACTACTGAACTATGGGATAAGATATACATTACTGAAGTCGATACGGATGTAGAAGGAGATGTGTTTTTTCCTGATATTGACATGACTGAATGGCGTCTTGTGTCTTTATCAGAACATAAAAAGGATGATAAAAATCTGTTTGATTATACCTTTAAAGTATTTGAAAAAGTATGA
- a CDS encoding GMC family oxidoreductase, which translates to MSFQIREQDKKYDVVIVGSGAGGGMTAKVLSEAGLSVAVVEAGGDFDPAKEEFRTQLKWPWESPRRGANTQRAFGDFDAAWGGWEIDGEPYVRAEGTKFDWFRSRMLGGRTNHWGRISLRFGPKDFKRKDIDGLGDNWPITYEDVKPYYDKVDKLIGVFGTNEGLPNDPDGFFLPPPKPRLHELFVQKGAAKAKVPVIPARLSILTRKINNDRGVCFFCKQCNRACQVYADFSSGTCLIQPAMKNGSVDLYTLAMVREVITDTSGKATGLIYIDKKDLKEYRIGAKVVVLAASACETARIMLNSKSKIHPNGLSNSSGVLGRYLHDSTGADRMGILPELIDRPRYNEDGVGGMHVYSPWWLDNKKLNFPRGYHLEYWGGMSMPSYGFGFGMETMRSYIKDEFGNPSPNGGFGAGLKKDIRRIYGTTVGMSGRGESIPQYDNFCEIDPEIVDKYGIPVLKFHYKWTDHELKQSKHMHDTFEEILTGMGAIILGKKPDESTQNGLHSPGRIIHEVGTSRMGDNPQTSVLNKYAQAHECKNLFVTDAGSFVSQADKNPTWTILALAWRTSDYIIDQLKKQNI; encoded by the coding sequence ATGAGCTTTCAGATCAGAGAACAAGATAAAAAATATGATGTCGTCATAGTAGGTTCGGGAGCAGGAGGTGGCATGACCGCCAAAGTACTCTCGGAGGCTGGGCTGTCAGTCGCTGTAGTTGAAGCCGGCGGCGATTTTGATCCTGCCAAGGAAGAGTTTCGGACTCAACTAAAATGGCCGTGGGAGTCACCAAGAAGAGGAGCAAATACTCAGCGGGCATTTGGCGATTTTGATGCTGCCTGGGGAGGATGGGAGATAGATGGCGAACCCTATGTAAGGGCCGAAGGTACAAAATTTGATTGGTTCAGATCTCGGATGCTCGGTGGAAGGACCAATCACTGGGGCAGGATTTCATTAAGATTCGGACCCAAAGATTTTAAACGAAAAGACATTGATGGCTTGGGAGATAACTGGCCGATAACTTATGAAGACGTAAAACCTTATTATGATAAAGTCGATAAGCTCATAGGTGTCTTTGGCACTAATGAAGGTTTGCCCAATGATCCTGACGGGTTTTTCCTGCCACCACCCAAACCAAGACTGCACGAATTATTTGTTCAAAAAGGTGCTGCAAAAGCCAAAGTTCCGGTCATCCCTGCCAGATTGTCTATACTGACACGAAAAATTAATAATGACAGGGGAGTTTGTTTCTTCTGTAAACAATGTAATCGGGCTTGTCAGGTATATGCTGATTTTTCTTCCGGTACCTGTCTGATACAACCGGCTATGAAAAACGGATCAGTGGATTTATATACTTTGGCTATGGTCAGAGAAGTGATCACTGATACATCGGGCAAAGCAACAGGGCTTATCTATATTGACAAAAAAGACCTTAAAGAGTACAGGATAGGTGCAAAAGTGGTCGTACTCGCAGCTTCAGCATGTGAGACCGCCAGAATTATGCTCAACTCCAAGTCAAAAATACATCCGAATGGTCTGTCAAACAGTTCCGGGGTATTGGGAAGATATCTGCACGACAGTACCGGTGCTGACAGAATGGGAATACTGCCTGAGCTGATAGACAGACCAAGGTACAACGAAGATGGTGTCGGTGGTATGCATGTGTATTCTCCCTGGTGGCTCGACAACAAAAAACTGAACTTTCCTCGTGGATATCATCTGGAGTATTGGGGCGGCATGTCTATGCCTTCTTATGGATTTGGGTTTGGTATGGAAACTATGAGATCATATATCAAAGATGAGTTCGGCAATCCTTCTCCCAATGGTGGTTTTGGAGCAGGTCTAAAGAAAGACATCAGGAGAATATATGGGACAACTGTCGGTATGTCCGGTCGGGGTGAAAGTATACCCCAATATGACAATTTCTGCGAGATTGATCCGGAAATTGTGGATAAATATGGCATTCCAGTGCTCAAGTTTCATTACAAATGGACTGATCATGAATTAAAGCAGTCCAAACATATGCATGATACATTTGAAGAGATCCTGACCGGCATGGGCGCAATCATCCTGGGCAAAAAACCTGACGAAAGCACACAAAACGGCTTGCATTCCCCGGGTCGTATCATCCATGAAGTGGGTACATCCCGTATGGGTGACAATCCCCAAACTTCAGTTTTGAATAAATACGCACAGGCACATGAGTGTAAAAATCTTTTTGTGACTGATGCCGGATCATTTGTGTCCCAAGCCGACAAAAACCCTACGTGGACGATTCTGGCACTCGCATGGCGTACATCTGATTATATCATAGATCAACTCAAAAAACAAAACATCTGA
- a CDS encoding gluconate 2-dehydrogenase subunit 3 family protein, whose protein sequence is MDRRENLKVLITGTVATGLLISTGCKDDKEVTNQSTTQTYLYGRTPEEEAVDKKLLSETFFTEKERKMVEILSDIIIPADDVSCSANEAGVPDFIEFMMKDDKKLQVPVRGGLMWLENFSLATFDKSFDEITPDQRIVLIDQIAWPDKAEAAMKPGVKFFNVMRNLTCTGFFTSKEGIKDIGYLGNRPNQWDGVPPEVMQKYGFSYDEKTLTQCLKIEDQHKIIQWDAEGNIIG, encoded by the coding sequence ATGGACAGAAGAGAAAACCTTAAAGTACTCATCACAGGAACGGTAGCCACCGGTTTGCTCATCAGCACTGGCTGCAAAGATGACAAAGAGGTAACAAACCAATCCACTACTCAAACGTATTTGTATGGAAGGACACCAGAAGAAGAGGCAGTGGATAAAAAACTTTTGTCAGAAACATTTTTTACCGAAAAAGAACGGAAAATGGTGGAAATCTTATCAGACATCATCATTCCTGCGGACGATGTATCCTGTAGCGCTAATGAAGCCGGAGTTCCCGATTTTATAGAGTTTATGATGAAAGATGACAAAAAGCTTCAGGTGCCAGTGCGAGGTGGGTTGATGTGGTTGGAAAACTTTTCATTGGCCACTTTTGACAAATCCTTTGATGAAATAACTCCGGATCAGCGAATAGTACTCATCGACCAGATAGCCTGGCCGGATAAAGCCGAAGCTGCTATGAAGCCCGGAGTCAAATTTTTTAATGTGATGAGAAATCTGACTTGTACAGGATTCTTTACTTCAAAAGAAGGTATAAAAGACATTGGTTATCTGGGCAACAGACCCAACCAATGGGATGGAGTACCTCCGGAAGTAATGCAAAAATATGGCTTTTCATATGACGAAAAGACACTTACTCAATGTCTGAAAATAGAAGATCAGCATAAAATCATACAATGGGATGCAGAAGGAAATATTATCGGATAA
- the tsaE gene encoding tRNA (adenosine(37)-N6)-threonylcarbamoyltransferase complex ATPase subunit type 1 TsaE has translation MYEINTLAELQNLAKRVLAQYTQSRIFTFTGHLGAGKTTFVKFLCKSLGCNQDDINSPTFSIVNEYLSSQGPVYHMDLYRINSIEEALDFGIEEYLFSGNFCFIEWPEIALPLLDISYYSITIHIGPSGSRNIEINLMSELGAEKLNSKY, from the coding sequence ATGTATGAGATAAATACCCTTGCTGAACTCCAGAACCTGGCAAAAAGAGTCCTGGCACAATATACACAGAGCAGAATATTTACGTTCACAGGTCATCTGGGAGCCGGAAAAACGACATTTGTAAAATTTCTCTGTAAATCCTTAGGATGTAATCAGGATGATATCAACAGTCCGACTTTTTCGATAGTAAACGAGTATTTATCGTCTCAGGGACCGGTCTATCATATGGACCTGTATAGAATCAATAGTATTGAAGAAGCATTAGATTTCGGAATTGAGGAGTATTTGTTCAGTGGAAATTTCTGTTTTATAGAATGGCCCGAGATTGCCTTACCATTGCTTGATATCAGTTACTACTCCATTACAATACATATAGGACCATCAGGAAGCAGAAATATTGAAATAAATCTAATGTCAGAGTTGGGAGCAGAAAAACTAAATTCAAAATATTGA